In a genomic window of Gloeocapsopsis dulcis:
- a CDS encoding transposase, giving the protein MALFPPGKGGGEGVAYGYKGKGVLIHSITDANGMPVVTITTPANGDERQQVLPMLAQIRLATGKRGNPKRRPKTLAADKGYDAIWLRKKLRTQGIRPQIKKRQIRGKKPKGRPIKVIVPRYQQERSFSWFQRKYRRLVVRWERLKVCFDAFLLLATSYIWFPKLVG; this is encoded by the coding sequence ATGGCTCTTTTTCCCCCTGGGAAAGGTGGCGGTGAAGGTGTAGCTTATGGCTACAAAGGCAAAGGTGTACTAATTCACAGTATTACAGATGCCAACGGTATGCCAGTAGTAACCATTACTACTCCTGCTAACGGTGATGAGAGGCAGCAAGTCCTGCCAATGCTAGCTCAAATCCGATTGGCGACAGGTAAACGGGGTAATCCTAAGCGTCGCCCTAAAACTCTTGCTGCTGACAAAGGTTACGATGCCATATGGTTGCGTAAGAAACTCCGTACTCAGGGTATTCGACCGCAAATCAAAAAACGGCAAATCAGAGGCAAAAAGCCCAAGGGCAGACCAATCAAGGTAATTGTGCCTCGCTATCAGCAGGAGCGCTCTTTCTCCTGGTTTCAACGCAAGTATAGACGGCTCGTTGTTCGATGGGAACGCCTGAAAGTCTGTTTTGATGCTTTCCTCCTCCTCGCTACATCCTACATCTGGTTTCCGAAGTTAGTGGGATAG
- a CDS encoding SulP family inorganic anion transporter, with protein MESLGGNLNGTLFKREWFFNTRQDIMAGAVVGLALIPEAIAFSIIAGVDPKVGLYASFIIAVMTAFLGGRPGSISAATGAMALLMIDLVRDHGLQYLFAATLLTGVLQVLFGVFKLGRQMRYIPRAVMIGYINALAVLIFLAQLPQLTNVPPTVYVLTILSLAIIYILPRFTKAVPSPLVALAVMTLAAIALKLNVPTVGDMGELPTTLPLFSLPQVPLTLETLRITLPYSLTLAIVGLLASFLTASLVDELTDTPSDKNQEARGQGIANIVTAFFGGMAGCGMIGQSVINVQSGGRGRLSTLASGIFLLFAILFLQDWVKQMPMATLVAVMIMVSIGTFRWSSFKNIPRIPRSETAVMLTTMLVTIFTRNFALGVVTGIVMSTVFFSRKIAQLVFVDKVLSNDGSHRIYKVAGQIFFLSRDEFLESFDFAELVDRVTIDLTYAHLWDQGAVEVLDKAALKFRRNGAEVELIGLNEASATLLNKLAIYQQFNAVKK; from the coding sequence ATGGAGTCTTTAGGAGGAAACTTGAACGGAACACTTTTCAAGCGAGAGTGGTTTTTTAACACTCGGCAAGACATTATGGCAGGGGCAGTTGTGGGGCTTGCCCTGATTCCAGAAGCGATCGCCTTTTCGATCATTGCTGGAGTCGATCCCAAAGTTGGACTTTATGCCTCATTTATTATTGCGGTCATGACAGCGTTTTTAGGAGGTAGACCTGGATCGATTTCTGCTGCTACAGGGGCTATGGCGCTGCTAATGATTGATCTTGTTAGAGATCATGGCTTGCAGTATTTATTTGCTGCCACCTTGTTAACAGGAGTCTTGCAAGTTTTGTTTGGTGTGTTCAAGCTAGGTCGCCAAATGAGATATATTCCTAGAGCAGTGATGATTGGCTATATCAATGCGCTAGCAGTATTAATTTTTCTCGCCCAGTTGCCCCAACTGACAAATGTTCCGCCGACTGTATATGTATTGACTATCCTTTCGCTGGCAATTATTTATATTCTGCCGCGCTTCACCAAGGCAGTTCCCTCTCCACTTGTCGCTTTAGCAGTGATGACTTTAGCAGCGATCGCCCTAAAACTAAATGTTCCCACTGTCGGAGATATGGGAGAGTTGCCCACTACTCTACCCTTGTTTTCTCTGCCTCAAGTTCCGTTGACTTTAGAAACATTAAGGATTACCCTGCCATATTCTCTGACCTTGGCGATCGTTGGTTTATTGGCTTCGTTCTTAACTGCTTCCCTAGTAGATGAACTCACTGATACTCCCAGTGATAAAAACCAAGAAGCCAGAGGACAAGGCATTGCTAATATCGTGACTGCATTTTTTGGAGGGATGGCTGGGTGTGGCATGATTGGTCAATCGGTGATTAATGTGCAGTCTGGGGGACGGGGAAGACTGTCAACTCTTGCATCTGGCATTTTTCTGTTGTTTGCCATTTTGTTTTTGCAAGATTGGGTTAAACAAATGCCAATGGCGACGCTAGTAGCCGTAATGATTATGGTATCAATTGGTACATTTCGCTGGTCATCTTTCAAAAATATCCCGCGCATTCCTCGCAGCGAAACGGCTGTCATGTTAACGACAATGCTAGTCACAATTTTCACTCGTAATTTTGCCCTTGGCGTAGTAACAGGCATTGTTATGAGTACAGTATTTTTTTCGCGCAAGATTGCTCAGTTGGTATTTGTAGACAAAGTGCTGAGTAACGATGGATCGCATCGCATCTACAAGGTTGCCGGACAAATTTTCTTTTTATCGAGAGATGAGTTTCTAGAATCTTTTGATTTTGCAGAACTGGTCGATCGCGTCACTATCGATCTAACTTATGCTCACTTGTGGGATCAAGGAGCAGTCGAAGTACTTGATAAAGCGGCACTTAAATTTCGCCGTAATGGAGCAGAAGTAGAGCTAATTGGACTGAATGAAGCTAGTGCTACGTTGCTCAATAAATTGGCAATTTATCAACAATTCAATGCCGTAAAAAAGTAG
- a CDS encoding universal stress protein, with the protein MKNILLCTDGSSFAEGVYRYGAWFAIQFKAQINVLSVTDIRSQKVSSTGNLSGSIGLGASEQLLNELVNLEHKKAKLNNQRAKLILQNAAEVLETEGVEKYSLTNKTGFLVDVFHEFEENSDLIVLGKQGQSAFASGHLGSNVDRIIRSSGKPCLVTPLKFKPIDRILVAYDGSLTSKEILQFLRDFPCFQRLEIHILTVDKNTTDPTAIARINEAQKWLQSAGFESVCSILAGEAEKALTHYISQHNISLLLMGAYGHSRIRHLAIGSTTTQILQSSSIPILLFR; encoded by the coding sequence ATGAAAAATATTTTACTGTGTACTGATGGTTCTTCTTTTGCTGAAGGTGTTTATAGATATGGAGCTTGGTTTGCGATTCAATTTAAGGCACAGATAAATGTTTTATCTGTTACAGATATTCGCAGTCAAAAAGTATCTTCAACTGGCAATTTAAGCGGTAGTATTGGACTTGGTGCTTCAGAGCAATTGCTTAATGAATTAGTGAACTTGGAACATAAAAAAGCCAAGCTGAACAACCAACGAGCTAAATTGATTTTACAAAATGCTGCTGAAGTTCTCGAAACTGAGGGTGTAGAAAAGTATAGCTTAACTAATAAAACAGGATTTTTAGTAGATGTTTTTCATGAGTTTGAAGAGAATTCAGACCTGATTGTATTGGGTAAACAGGGACAATCAGCATTTGCGTCTGGTCATTTAGGTTCAAATGTAGATCGAATTATTCGCAGTAGTGGCAAGCCGTGCTTAGTTACTCCCCTTAAATTTAAACCAATTGACCGCATTTTAGTTGCTTATGATGGGAGTTTAACTAGCAAAGAGATATTGCAATTTTTAAGAGATTTTCCTTGTTTTCAGCGTTTAGAAATACATATATTAACGGTAGATAAAAATACTACAGATCCAACAGCGATCGCCAGAATTAATGAAGCCCAAAAATGGTTGCAAAGCGCAGGATTTGAGTCAGTTTGTAGCATTTTAGCAGGCGAAGCCGAAAAAGCGCTCACTCACTATATTAGCCAGCACAACATCAGTCTTCTGTTAATGGGAGCTTACGGACATAGCCGTATTCGCCATCTAGCGATCGGTAGTACCACTACCCAAATATTACAAAGTAGCAGTATTCCTATATTGCTATTCCGTTAA
- a CDS encoding SDR family oxidoreductase gives MIYKDYGLSGKVALVTGVSRTQGIGFAIARALAEAGANVFTTYYRPYDALMPWGSHHNEAEEIISLLQSYGVKAAGFEANLAESQVPKQLFDRVENSLGSVDILVNNAAYDEQVDIYSLSADLLDTHYAVNVRGTTLLCQEFAHRHDGRPGGRIINLTSGQSLAPMPENLPYAITKGAIEALTISLSASLADKGITVNAVDPGATDTGWMSAEFRTQLAMRSPFGHVGTPEDAARIILFLVSAQAQWITGQIMRSRGGL, from the coding sequence ATGATCTACAAAGATTACGGTTTATCTGGTAAGGTTGCTTTAGTGACGGGGGTGAGTCGAACTCAGGGAATTGGGTTTGCGATCGCTCGTGCTTTAGCTGAAGCTGGGGCAAATGTTTTTACGACTTATTATCGTCCTTATGATGCGTTAATGCCTTGGGGAAGTCATCATAATGAGGCAGAAGAAATTATTAGTTTACTGCAATCTTATGGAGTAAAAGCTGCTGGTTTTGAGGCGAATCTTGCTGAATCACAAGTACCAAAACAACTATTTGATCGAGTAGAGAATTCGCTGGGTTCAGTGGATATTTTGGTGAATAATGCAGCGTATGACGAACAAGTGGATATCTACTCGTTATCTGCTGATTTGCTTGATACGCACTATGCAGTTAATGTGCGGGGAACTACACTACTGTGTCAAGAATTTGCGCATCGCCACGATGGACGCCCAGGGGGAAGAATTATTAATCTAACTTCGGGTCAGAGTTTGGCACCAATGCCAGAGAATCTCCCCTATGCAATTACTAAAGGAGCAATTGAAGCACTGACTATTAGTTTAAGTGCTAGCTTGGCGGATAAAGGTATTACAGTCAATGCGGTAGATCCTGGTGCAACAGATACTGGTTGGATGAGTGCAGAATTCCGTACTCAACTTGCAATGCGATCGCCTTTTGGTCATGTTGGTACTCCAGAAGACGCGGCGCGGATTATTTTATTTCTTGTTTCTGCGCAAGCACAGTGGATTACTGGACAAATTATGCGTTCGAGAGGTGGGTTGTAG
- a CDS encoding carbon dioxide-concentrating mechanism protein CcmK has protein sequence MSIAVGMIETVGFPAVVEAADAMVKSARVTLVGYEKIGSGRVTVIVRGDVAEVQASIAAGVDTANRVNGGQVISTHVIARPHENLEYVLPIRYSEEVEQFRTD, from the coding sequence ATGTCAATTGCAGTTGGAATGATTGAAACAGTGGGCTTTCCTGCAGTAGTGGAAGCAGCAGATGCAATGGTAAAATCTGCACGGGTTACGTTGGTAGGTTACGAAAAGATTGGTAGTGGTCGCGTAACAGTTATTGTCCGAGGTGATGTTGCTGAAGTGCAAGCTTCTATTGCCGCTGGGGTTGATACAGCTAATCGCGTCAATGGCGGACAAGTCATCTCTACCCACGTTATTGCCCGTCCTCACGAAAATTTGGAGTACGTTCTACCCATTCGTTACAGCGAAGAAGTTGAACAGTTTCGGACAGATTAA
- a CDS encoding SulP family inorganic anion transporter, giving the protein MQITNQIHFRNLQGDILGGLTAAVVALPMALAFGIASGAGASAGLWGAILVGFFAALFGGTPSLISEPTGPMTVIVTAVIAGLTANNPENGLAMAFTVVMMAGVFQIIFGVLRLGRYITMLPYNVISGFMTGIGVILIFIQIAPFIGQETPQGGVIGVIQNLPTLVANINPWETMLGVITLAILFFYPTQFKKVVPPQLVALIIGTAISLIFFSGVEIRTIATIGEITPGLPQLQIPTFSSENLRLMFVNAVVLGMVGSIDCLLTCLVSDSLTRTEHKSNKELIGQGVANLITGLCGGIAGSGATTATVVNIQAGGRTALSGISRALVLLVVVLWAAPLTSVIPLAVLAGIVLKVGINIIDWGFLKRVHKISWKAAGIVYSVVLLTVFVDLMVAVAVGVFIANILTIERLDQLQSQSVKAITDADDQIVLTAEEKQLLDLANGRVLLFHLSGPMIFGVAKAIAREHSAIANYDVLIVDLGEVPILGVTSSLAIENAIQEALDQGREVIVVGATGKVKRRLEKLGIVGLIPGQYWMGDRLTALQEGLALVREKQSYHYDEADKPFSVS; this is encoded by the coding sequence ATGCAAATAACAAATCAAATTCATTTCCGTAACTTACAAGGAGATATTCTTGGAGGGTTAACGGCGGCAGTTGTTGCCTTACCAATGGCATTAGCTTTTGGTATTGCTTCGGGTGCGGGTGCTTCTGCTGGTTTATGGGGTGCCATATTAGTCGGCTTTTTTGCCGCTTTGTTTGGCGGTACACCTAGCCTAATTTCTGAGCCAACAGGTCCAATGACGGTGATTGTCACCGCAGTCATTGCCGGACTAACAGCCAATAATCCTGAAAATGGTCTGGCAATGGCATTTACTGTCGTAATGATGGCAGGAGTATTTCAAATCATCTTTGGAGTATTGCGATTGGGGCGGTATATTACGATGTTGCCCTACAACGTAATTTCTGGATTTATGACAGGAATCGGTGTAATTTTGATTTTTATCCAAATCGCACCTTTTATCGGACAAGAAACACCCCAGGGTGGAGTGATTGGTGTCATTCAGAATTTACCAACTCTAGTGGCTAATATCAATCCTTGGGAAACTATGTTAGGGGTAATAACCTTAGCAATTCTGTTCTTTTACCCTACGCAATTTAAAAAAGTTGTTCCACCACAACTAGTTGCTTTAATAATTGGTACGGCAATTTCTTTAATTTTCTTTAGTGGTGTTGAGATTCGCACAATTGCCACGATTGGAGAAATTACCCCAGGATTACCTCAACTACAAATACCCACATTTAGCTCTGAAAATTTACGGTTAATGTTTGTGAATGCAGTTGTATTGGGCATGGTAGGTTCGATTGATTGTCTCTTAACGTGTCTAGTATCTGACAGTCTTACCCGTACTGAACACAAATCTAATAAGGAACTTATCGGTCAAGGAGTTGCTAATTTAATTACAGGTTTATGTGGCGGAATTGCTGGTTCTGGAGCAACAACAGCGACTGTTGTTAATATTCAAGCGGGTGGACGCACTGCATTATCAGGTATTAGCCGAGCTTTAGTTCTTTTAGTCGTTGTTTTATGGGCAGCTCCTTTAACGTCTGTTATTCCGCTGGCAGTCTTAGCTGGAATTGTCCTAAAAGTAGGAATCAATATTATAGATTGGGGCTTTCTTAAGCGAGTTCATAAAATCTCTTGGAAGGCAGCTGGAATTGTTTATAGTGTGGTATTGCTAACAGTATTTGTTGATTTGATGGTAGCTGTAGCCGTTGGGGTGTTTATTGCTAATATCTTGACGATTGAGCGCCTCGACCAACTGCAATCTCAGTCTGTAAAAGCGATTACTGACGCTGACGATCAAATTGTCCTTACTGCCGAAGAAAAGCAACTATTGGATTTAGCGAACGGGCGCGTGTTACTGTTCCATCTAAGTGGACCGATGATTTTTGGTGTTGCCAAAGCGATTGCACGAGAACATAGTGCGATCGCAAATTACGACGTTTTAATTGTCGATTTAGGTGAAGTTCCTATCCTTGGTGTCACTTCTTCTTTGGCGATCGAAAATGCAATTCAAGAGGCTCTCGATCAAGGACGGGAAGTGATAGTTGTTGGAGCAACAGGCAAAGTTAAACGTCGCTTAGAGAAGTTGGGTATTGTTGGTTTAATTCCAGGACAGTACTGGATGGGCGATCGCTTGACTGCACTTCAAGAAGGATTGGCTCTAGTTAGGGAAAAACAAAGCTATCACTATGATGAAGCCGATAAGCCTTTTTCTGTTTCTTAA
- a CDS encoding 2Fe-2S ferredoxin, with the protein MTTTPLFLRNTWYYALPGEQLKPGQLLSKILLNEPIVFSRDLSGTVFAKQGETRSYPTCEVQGNIWIYMSNDDTSPPSGSVPQVPGFGNQSYQAVQTIRFPCDINHAVVGLIDPAHIAFVHQAWWWRSPKTLNEVVKTFEPSLYGFTMKRHPLEQQTFFYRLIGRNPHIEISFQLPGVRIEQVSTEKHMVCNLTAITPISETETEETTIFYTTLPWFPVLKPLLLWFTRSFLNQDREILIKQQMGLKHNPPLTLVGDADAQSRWYYRLKAEFARSQMQGRPFVNPIQEQTLRWRS; encoded by the coding sequence ATGACTACAACACCTTTGTTTTTGAGAAATACTTGGTACTATGCCCTACCAGGTGAGCAGCTTAAACCTGGACAGCTACTTTCAAAAATCCTCTTGAATGAGCCAATCGTTTTTAGTCGGGATCTTTCAGGCACAGTCTTTGCTAAGCAAGGCGAAACAAGAAGTTATCCAACTTGCGAAGTGCAAGGAAATATTTGGATTTATATGTCAAATGATGACACTTCCCCACCGTCAGGATCAGTTCCACAAGTTCCTGGATTTGGCAACCAATCTTACCAAGCTGTCCAAACGATCCGTTTTCCCTGTGATATCAATCATGCTGTAGTGGGACTGATCGATCCTGCGCATATTGCGTTTGTTCACCAAGCATGGTGGTGGCGATCGCCTAAAACACTCAATGAGGTAGTCAAAACCTTCGAGCCATCATTGTATGGCTTTACTATGAAACGACATCCGCTAGAACAACAAACTTTTTTCTATCGCTTGATTGGACGCAATCCCCACATCGAAATTTCATTCCAGCTACCAGGAGTTCGGATTGAGCAAGTATCTACCGAAAAACATATGGTTTGCAACTTAACTGCAATTACTCCGATTTCAGAAACTGAAACTGAGGAAACAACTATTTTCTATACAACCTTACCGTGGTTTCCTGTTCTCAAACCATTGTTGCTATGGTTTACTCGTAGTTTTCTCAATCAAGATCGAGAAATTTTGATCAAACAACAAATGGGTTTAAAACATAATCCGCCGTTGACCTTGGTTGGAGATGCCGATGCTCAATCTCGTTGGTATTACAGATTAAAGGCGGAATTTGCTCGCTCTCAAATGCAGGGGCGTCCTTTTGTTAACCCCATTCAAGAGCAGACACTTCGCTGGCGGAGTTAG
- a CDS encoding DUF4332 domain-containing protein, translated as MQNLDRSPQTKILSKNWQIGELPGLNSQEQAQLAQLGISTTLQLLQQCRTTTQKQALATRLRVRVENVNKWVALADLARIPSVGCQYCGVLLHTGIISVAQLAQTPLHRLHQQILRLQVATFQRRDLCPSRSEIQGWINQARSLVSHS; from the coding sequence ATGCAAAACTTAGACCGTTCTCCTCAAACTAAAATTCTTTCTAAAAATTGGCAAATCGGTGAATTACCAGGATTAAACTCCCAAGAACAAGCCCAACTTGCCCAACTTGGTATCTCTACAACACTGCAACTGCTACAACAATGTCGGACTACCACTCAAAAACAAGCCTTAGCAACGCGGTTACGAGTCAGAGTTGAAAATGTCAACAAATGGGTGGCTTTAGCAGATTTAGCGCGGATTCCCAGTGTAGGCTGTCAATATTGTGGGGTATTACTGCACACAGGAATTATATCAGTTGCACAACTCGCGCAAACTCCACTGCATCGGTTGCATCAACAGATTTTGCGATTGCAAGTTGCAACATTCCAACGCCGCGATTTGTGTCCTTCTCGAAGTGAAATACAAGGATGGATTAATCAAGCGCGATCGCTTGTCTCGCATTCATAA
- a CDS encoding GNAT family N-acetyltransferase, translating into MTSQFEYNTISNAEDEKRLGKILQQCFNSPPDESIQTYFQRIGRENFRSIHDSNQMIGGLAIIPQGQWFGGKCIPMGGIAAVGIAPEYRGSGAALELMRQTIRELYRRGIPLSTLYAATQRLYRQAGYEQGGSLCSWEMPTQSIMMRDRTLPMQAVNLDHHQLHNLYQQQAKLTNGYLQRHQVIWQEIVESSTYAYLIGEDQPEGYLMFKQQKVKDSDCIVVRDLVLLTPGAVRRFWTFIGDHRSQIEKVRWKHSLNVFFTLMLPEQTAKIVDLGRWMVRIVDVIAALKNRGYPQELVTELHLEVRDSLIVENNDKFTLKVAQGRGEITRGGRGELKLNVSGLSPLYTGLFTPQQLQLVGHLEATETALLSATQIFAGSSPWMSDFF; encoded by the coding sequence ATGACGTCTCAGTTTGAATACAACACGATCTCTAACGCTGAAGACGAGAAACGATTAGGAAAAATCTTACAGCAGTGCTTCAACTCTCCACCCGACGAAAGCATCCAGACTTACTTTCAACGTATTGGTAGAGAAAACTTCCGCAGCATCCACGATTCAAATCAAATGATCGGCGGTTTAGCGATTATTCCGCAAGGACAGTGGTTTGGTGGTAAGTGTATCCCGATGGGAGGAATTGCAGCGGTGGGTATAGCACCAGAATATCGCGGTTCCGGTGCAGCATTGGAATTAATGCGACAAACGATTCGAGAACTCTATAGACGGGGTATACCACTTTCTACGCTATACGCTGCAACGCAACGATTGTATCGCCAAGCAGGATACGAACAAGGAGGAAGTCTTTGCAGTTGGGAAATGCCGACTCAGAGTATTATGATGCGCGATCGCACACTCCCAATGCAAGCTGTAAATCTCGATCATCATCAGTTGCACAATCTTTATCAGCAGCAAGCAAAATTAACAAATGGATATTTGCAACGTCATCAAGTGATTTGGCAAGAGATAGTTGAATCATCTACTTATGCTTATCTGATTGGTGAAGATCAACCGGAAGGTTATTTAATGTTTAAACAACAGAAGGTGAAAGATAGTGATTGTATTGTTGTGAGAGATTTGGTATTACTAACTCCAGGCGCAGTGCGGCGTTTTTGGACATTTATTGGCGATCATCGTTCGCAAATTGAAAAAGTCAGGTGGAAACATTCACTGAATGTTTTTTTTACATTAATGCTGCCAGAACAGACTGCTAAAATAGTAGATTTAGGACGTTGGATGGTGCGAATTGTTGATGTAATCGCAGCTTTGAAAAACCGCGGTTATCCACAAGAATTAGTGACTGAATTACATTTAGAAGTTCGCGATAGTTTGATAGTAGAAAATAATGATAAATTTACTTTAAAAGTAGCGCAAGGACGTGGTGAAATCACTAGGGGAGGAAGGGGAGAATTAAAACTAAATGTTAGTGGATTATCGCCACTGTATACCGGACTATTTACACCACAACAACTGCAACTTGTAGGACATTTAGAAGCTACAGAAACAGCTTTATTAAGCGCAACGCAGATTTTTGCAGGTTCTTCACCTTGGATGTCGGATTTCTTTTGA
- the prfC gene encoding peptide chain release factor 3, producing MQLKVQPASVQDNSLSEKLVWEVSRRRNFAIISHPDAGKTTLTEKLLLYGGAIQEAGAVKAKRAQRSATSDWMAMEQQRGISITSTVLQFEYQEHLLNLLDTPGHQDFSEDTYRTLAAADNAVMLIDAAKGLETQTRKLFEVCRMRQLPIFTFINKLDRPSLTPLELIDEIEQELGLTTYVINWPIGTGDQFRGVFDRRQQRIHLFAKTAAHGSKKATDTIISLGDPRLESLLEPELYHQLKEDLELLDGIGPELDIDAIHQGKLTPVFFGSAMNNFGVELFLEAFLDYALEPTAHESNRGEIAPTYPEFSGFVFKLQANMDPKHRDRVAFLRVCSGKFEKDMVVTHARTGKTIRLSHPQKLFAQDRETVEVAYAGDVVGLNNPGSFVIGDTVCVNERVRYPDIPSFSPEMFAFLRNADPTKYKNFNKGVSELQEEGAIQILNSTDESKRDPILAAIGQLQFEVVQFRLLNEYSVETRLEVLPYAVARWVVDGWEALEKVGRLFNTFIAKDRWNRPVLLFKNQWNLEQVIADHPHLELSPIALPPVTS from the coding sequence ATGCAATTAAAAGTGCAGCCTGCATCTGTGCAGGACAACTCACTTTCTGAGAAACTCGTTTGGGAAGTCAGTCGCCGTCGTAATTTTGCCATCATTTCTCACCCAGACGCAGGTAAAACGACGCTAACCGAAAAACTTTTGTTGTACGGTGGTGCTATTCAAGAAGCTGGAGCCGTTAAAGCAAAGCGGGCGCAGCGTAGTGCTACCTCTGACTGGATGGCAATGGAGCAACAACGGGGAATTTCTATCACATCCACTGTGTTGCAATTTGAGTATCAAGAACACTTACTAAATTTGTTGGATACTCCAGGACACCAGGATTTCAGTGAAGATACTTATCGCACGCTTGCCGCAGCCGATAATGCTGTGATGCTAATTGATGCAGCAAAAGGTTTAGAAACACAGACACGCAAGCTGTTTGAAGTATGCAGAATGCGTCAACTACCTATTTTCACCTTCATCAATAAGCTTGATCGCCCCAGCTTAACACCACTGGAACTCATCGATGAAATTGAGCAGGAATTAGGGCTAACCACCTACGTTATTAACTGGCCCATTGGTACAGGCGATCAGTTTAGAGGTGTCTTTGATCGGCGTCAACAGCGCATCCATTTGTTTGCCAAAACAGCTGCACATGGTAGTAAAAAAGCTACTGATACCATAATTTCTCTGGGCGATCCTCGGCTCGAATCGCTGCTGGAACCAGAGTTGTATCACCAACTCAAAGAAGACTTAGAACTACTCGATGGTATTGGTCCTGAACTGGATATAGACGCGATCCATCAAGGCAAGCTGACACCTGTATTTTTTGGCAGTGCCATGAATAACTTTGGTGTGGAGTTGTTTCTAGAGGCATTTTTAGACTATGCCCTTGAACCGACTGCCCATGAAAGTAATCGAGGTGAAATTGCGCCTACGTATCCGGAATTTTCGGGATTTGTCTTTAAGTTACAGGCAAACATGGACCCTAAACACCGCGATCGTGTTGCCTTTTTGCGAGTTTGTTCTGGCAAGTTTGAAAAAGATATGGTGGTGACTCATGCCCGCACGGGTAAAACTATTCGCCTATCGCATCCTCAGAAGCTATTTGCTCAAGACCGAGAAACTGTTGAAGTTGCCTATGCTGGAGATGTAGTAGGTTTGAATAACCCTGGCAGTTTTGTCATTGGCGACACTGTTTGTGTAAACGAACGAGTACGGTATCCTGATATTCCTTCCTTCTCACCAGAAATGTTTGCTTTCCTCAGAAACGCCGATCCAACGAAGTATAAGAACTTCAACAAAGGCGTATCAGAACTCCAAGAAGAAGGCGCGATTCAAATTCTCAACTCTACTGATGAGAGTAAGCGCGATCCAATTTTGGCAGCGATTGGACAACTTCAGTTTGAGGTCGTGCAGTTTCGGTTGCTTAATGAATATAGCGTGGAAACTCGGCTAGAGGTTTTGCCGTATGCAGTGGCGCGATGGGTTGTGGATGGTTGGGAAGCTTTAGAGAAAGTAGGTCGTTTGTTTAACACTTTTATAGCGAAAGACCGTTGGAACCGCCCTGTGCTGTTGTTTAAAAATCAGTGGAATTTAGAGCAGGTAATCGCAGATCATCCCCATTTGGAATTGAGTCCAATTGCCTTACCTCCAGTTACAAGCTAG